A stretch of Henckelia pumila isolate YLH828 chromosome 4, ASM3356847v2, whole genome shotgun sequence DNA encodes these proteins:
- the LOC140862691 gene encoding uncharacterized protein: MADRNLFNDYFAENPRSNEVMFRRRIRMSRGLFSRIADAVKNHGRYFTQRVDGLGRIGLSTNQNITAAMRILAYGTPADAADEYIKIGELNTIQCLQRFSRDIVEVFAERYLRSPTPTNIDRLLLIGEKRGFIGMLGSLGCMHWRWKNCPTACAGQYAGRSGSPTIILKSVADYDLWIWHAFFGMPGSNNDINVLEESNLFSNLVQGITPPANYFIGGKRVPSRILLSRCISGTCLAEATVA, encoded by the exons ATGGCTGATCGTAATCTATTCAACGATTATTTCGCTGAGAATCCAAGATCCAATGAGGTAATGTTTCGAAGACGTATTCGAATGTCACGAGGCCTTTTTTCTCGTATTGCTGATGCTGTGAAGAATCACGGTCGCTATTTCACACAACGGGTAGATGGTCTTGGCCGAATTGGACTCTCTACTAATCAAAATATTACAGCTGCAATGCGGATATTGGCATACGGTACACCTGCAGATGCTGCTGATGAATATATTAAGATAGGAGAATTAAATACAATTCAATGTCTTCAACGTTTTTCTCGAGATATTGTAGAGGTGTTTGCAGAGCGATACCTAAGGTCACCTACCCCCACTAATATTGATAGACTACTGCTTATTGGTGAGAAACGTGGATTTATTGGAATGTTGGGAAGCTTGGGTTGTATGCATTGGAGATGGAAAAATTGTCCAACAGCATGTGCAGGACAATATGCGGGTCGTAGTGGTTCTCCGaccattattttaaaatcagtTGCTGATTATGATCTATGGATATGGCATGCATTTTTTGGTATGCCGGGTTCTAACAATGACATTAATGTTCTTGAGGAATCCAATCTATTTTCAAATCTTGTACAAGGCATCACTCCTCCGGCAAACTACTTTATTGGGGGTAAAAGAGTACCATCAAGGATATTACTTAGCCGATG CATCTCCGGCACGTGCTTGGCAGAAGCAACTGTTGCATGA
- the LOC140862692 gene encoding uncharacterized protein: MATNARYASYSFQEDIHLCHVYLDISQDPIIGINQSRNQLWDRVGQRYNNSRAPDITEVRNKRSVQSRMGLILSEISKLGACIQHVELLDPSGASEMDIIIRAKELMKQDDNFKICFKFDHVWNIMKDMEKFQLHLTHTQATDSPKSASPGLSPFEIYLSDENNWGSSSQRPFGVKKFKLEKKKDEYMSQTIESMKLGQEKILEIIQHGNAYREQNNELQLKWMQQTERKLEQNETKIEQNRQMLDLTRFQEENIILVIDFNSIQDRSLRENFRAEQSRILNEREERKRAPDSLNYGKYFGDIGGSGSSLPPF; encoded by the exons ATGGCTACGAATGCACGATATGCTTCTTATTCATTTCAAGAAGATATACACCTTTGTCATGTTTATCTTGACATTTCCCAAGATCCTATCATAGGCATAAACCAATCGCGAAATCAATTATGGGATCGTGTCGGGCAAAGATACAACAATTCCAGAGCACCCGACATTACAGAAGTTCGTAACAAAAGATCTGTGCAATCTCGTATGGGTTTAATATTGTCGGAAATTAGTAAATTAGGAGCATGTATCCAACATGTTGAACTACTAGATCCAAGCGGTGCTTCAGAAATGGATATT ATAATCCGTGCGAAAGAGTTAATGAAACAGGATGATAATTTCAAGATATGTTTTAAGTTTGATCATGTATGGAATATTATGAAAGATATGGAGAAATTTCAGCTTCACCTAACCC ACACACAAGCAACAGATTCCCCCAAATCAGCGTCCCCTGGATTATCACCATTTGAGATTTACTTAAGTGATGAAAATAATTGGGGTAGTTCATCACAGCGACCATTTGGAGtgaaaaaattcaaattggaaaagaaaaaagatGAGTATATGTCACAAACAATTGAATCAATGAAATTAGGACAAGAAAAAATTCTCGAGATTATCCAACATGGAAATGCTTATCGTGAACAAAATAATGAATTACAACTGAAATGGATGCAGCAAACTGAACGAAAATTGgaacaaaatgaaacaaaaatagAACAAAATCGACAAATGTTGGATCTGACCCGGTTTCAAGAAGAAAACATAATTTTAGTAATAGATTTCAACTCTATTCAAGATCGATCTTTGCGTGAAAACTTTCGGGCCGAACAATCAAGAATTTTGAATGAGAGGGAAGAAAGGAAACGTGCACCTGATAGTCTCAACTATGGCAAATATTTTGGAGACATTGGAGGATCCGGATCCAGCTTACCGCCTTTTTAA